In a single window of the Planctomycetia bacterium genome:
- a CDS encoding NADH-quinone oxidoreductase subunit N: MSDALIANIWLPSGEELARLAPIWCLVGTIVAVLLGALLVGRNWRVAGGIAFAGAVITAFISFRQFAVAPSNWSGFAPDDAAPMLIGDQFSSFFTFLIGVFLAMIVGMWFLGQDADLPERDARRADATEFFVLLVGSAFGMVMMVSTTNLLMIILAIEAASLPSYGLAGFRKKNKLAAEASIKYVLFGAVTSAIMIYGTSLLYGHYHTLDLAVIGREIQRQGPSVLMGVSLFAFMVGVAFKVSAVPFHFWCPDVFEGASIEVTTWLSVVSKAAGLGLLLRIITVLTAGLESGQALQYVTMAIAIMAALTCTWGNFSAFRQTNMKRLLAFSSIAHAGYMLMAVAIIWKPSADMTTHPAFSAIVAYISVYSLMNLGAFGIIAMVYWATGSESIDAFNGLARRNVLLTILMGVCLFSFVGIPPMGGFIIKWWLLAALWEGKLTWLIFVAVFNSVISLYYYARIAVAMVFRDDGQAPVRAPLVGQVVALACAVGILLTGTLWAGNLKEFSDNRSRDLFAVTKSSATPTVAEAPSSEP; this comes from the coding sequence ATGTCCGACGCACTCATTGCCAACATCTGGCTCCCCAGCGGCGAAGAGCTCGCGCGCCTGGCGCCGATCTGGTGCCTCGTCGGCACGATTGTTGCTGTCCTGCTCGGAGCCCTTCTGGTCGGTCGGAATTGGCGCGTCGCCGGCGGTATCGCCTTCGCCGGCGCAGTCATCACTGCCTTCATCAGCTTTCGTCAGTTCGCCGTCGCGCCGTCCAATTGGTCCGGTTTCGCCCCCGACGACGCCGCCCCCATGCTCATCGGCGATCAGTTCTCCAGCTTCTTTACCTTCCTCATCGGCGTCTTTCTCGCAATGATCGTCGGCATGTGGTTTCTCGGTCAGGATGCCGATCTGCCCGAACGCGACGCGCGCCGTGCCGACGCCACGGAGTTCTTCGTCCTCCTCGTCGGCAGCGCCTTCGGCATGGTCATGATGGTCAGCACCACCAACCTGCTCATGATCATCCTCGCCATCGAAGCGGCCTCGCTGCCCTCCTACGGCCTCGCCGGCTTCCGCAAGAAAAACAAGCTCGCCGCCGAAGCCTCCATCAAGTATGTGCTCTTCGGCGCCGTCACCAGCGCCATCATGATCTACGGCACATCCCTGCTCTACGGCCATTACCACACCCTCGACCTTGCCGTCATCGGCCGCGAGATTCAGCGCCAAGGCCCCTCCGTCCTCATGGGTGTTTCGCTGTTTGCATTCATGGTCGGCGTCGCCTTCAAGGTCTCCGCCGTCCCGTTCCACTTCTGGTGCCCCGACGTCTTCGAAGGCGCTTCCATCGAAGTCACCACATGGCTGAGCGTCGTCAGCAAAGCCGCGGGGCTCGGCCTCCTCCTCCGCATCATCACCGTCCTCACCGCCGGTCTCGAATCCGGCCAGGCCCTGCAATACGTCACCATGGCCATTGCCATCATGGCGGCGCTCACCTGCACCTGGGGCAACTTCTCCGCCTTCCGCCAGACCAACATGAAGCGCCTCCTGGCCTTCAGCTCCATCGCCCACGCCGGCTACATGCTCATGGCCGTCGCCATCATCTGGAAGCCCTCAGCCGACATGACCACCCACCCGGCCTTCAGCGCCATCGTCGCCTACATCAGCGTCTATTCCCTGATGAACCTTGGCGCCTTCGGCATCATCGCCATGGTCTACTGGGCCACCGGCAGTGAATCGATCGACGCCTTCAACGGCCTCGCCCGGCGAAATGTCCTCCTCACCATCCTGATGGGCGTTTGCCTCTTCAGCTTCGTCGGCATCCCGCCGATGGGCGGCTTCATCATTAAGTGGTGGCTCCTCGCCGCGCTGTGGGAAGGCAAGCTCACCTGGCTCATCTTTGTTGCCGTCTTCAACTCAGTCATCAGTCTTTACTATTACGCCCGCATCGCCGTCGCCATGGTCTTCCGCGATGACGGCCAGGCGCCTGTTCGCGCCCCGCTTGTCGGTCAGGTCGTCGCCCTCGCCTGCGCCGTCGGCAT